Genomic segment of Dehalogenimonas alkenigignens:
TGATGGTTGGCTATGCCTGCACCGACACCCCGGAACTGATGCCGCTGCCGATCGCCCTGTCTCACCGCCTGACCCGTCAGTTGGCAAACGTCAGGAAGCAGGGCGTCCTGCCCTACCTGCGGCCGGACGGCAAGAGCCAGGTCACCGTGGAATACCACCTGGGCAAGCCCAAGCGCATCGAAACCGTGGTCATCGCCGCCCAGCACGACGACGTTCCCCAGGCGAAGATCTACGAGGATGTTGTCCGCGAGGTCATTAAGCCAACCATCCCGGCCGAACTCCTGGATGACAAGACCAACTTTTATGTCAACACTACCGGCCGCTTTATCATCGGCGGCCCCGCCTCCGACACCGGTTTCACCGGCCGTAAAATCCTGGTGGACACCTACGGCGGCATCGCCCGCCATGGCGGCGGCGCCTTTTCGGGCAAAGATCCCACCAAGGTTGACCGTTCGGCAGCCTACATGGCTCGCTACGTTACCAAGAACATCGTCGCCGCCGGCATCGCCGATCAAGTGGAGATGCAGGTGTCTTACACCATCGGCCGCGCCCAGCCGCTGTCGGTGTCGCTGGAGACCTACGGCACCTGCCGGGTCAGCCAGGAGCAGTTGATGCAGTTCGTCCATGATCATTTCGACCTGCGGCCGGAGGCTATCATCGAGAACCTGGGACTGCGCCGTCCCATCTACCGCCAGACCGCAGCCTACGGTCACTTCGGCCGCACTGATATTGATCTCCCCTGGGAGCGCCTGGACAAGGTGGCAGCCCTGAAAGCCGCCTTGGCGGTCTGCGCCCAGGCATAGGCGGTGCCGAACTACGGCCGACCCGGAAAAGTGGATATCGGGAATCGCCGCCGGTTTTAACCGCGCAGGTATAAATCTTGGCATGCCGATGCGTTTCGAACAAAGGTCTAAAATCCCTTTGGCTGATGTGAAGAAACCCTCAACGAGAGGAGCCTGAATGACCAACAACCCGGCTGCCGCCATCAAATTCGGCACTGACGGCTGGCGCGGCCTCATCGCCCGGGACTTTACGTTTGACAACGTGGCCATCTGCGCTTCGGCCTACGCCCGCTACTTGAAGGAATCCGGATTTGGTAAACGCGGCATCGTTATCGGTTACGATACCCGCTTCCTGTCGGAAGCCTTCGCTAAAGAGGCGGCGCTCGTCATCTGCGCTGCCGGTATCAAGGTAACCCTGTCCTGCCGCGCCGTGCCGACGCCGATTGTTTCCTGGTCCGTCTTGAACGCCAAGGCCGGCGGCGGCGTGGTCATTACGGCCTCCCACAACCCCGGCATCTGGAACGGCTTTAAGATCAAGTCGGAGACCGGATCGAGCGCCCCGACCGAGACCATCACCCGGGTTGAAAAACACCTTAAAGCATTCATCGACAGCGCAGAAACGCCGAAGAAGATGACCGAGGACGACGCCGGAAAAGCCGGATTGCTGGTGGTCGCCGATCTGGTGCCGCCATACCTTGAACACCTCGGCAAGCTGGTCAACCTGAATGCCCTCCAAAAAACTAAATTCAAGATCGTCGTCGACTCCATGCACGGCGCCGGCGCCGGGCTATTCCGCGACCTCCTCGGCGATGGTTATGACCTTATCGAGATCAAGGGCGAGCCTAACCCAGCCTTCCCCGGCATGCATCAGCCGGAACCGATAGATATCAATCTCAAGGAGCTTGAGGCTAGGGTGGTGGCTGAAGGCGCAGATGTCGGCATTGCCACCGACGGGGACGCCGACCGCATCGGCATCGTCGACGAAAACGGCGTCTTCGTAACCCAACTCCAGGTAATGTCGCTTTTGGCGCTTTACTTCCTGGACACCCGCGCCGAACGCGGTGCCTTGGTCAAGACCATTACCACCTCCAGCATGTTGAACGACCTGGGGAAACTGTACGGCGTGCCGGTTTTCGAAACCCCGGTTGGTTTCAAATACATCGCCCCGATTATGGAACGGGAGAACGCTGTGCTGGGCGGCGAGGAGTCCGGCGGCTACGGCTTTCGAAACCATGTCCTTGAACGTGATGCCATGGCCGCCGGGCTCTATTTTCTGGATTTCATGGCCCACACCGGCAAGAACCCCGCCGAACTTTTACAGTGGCTCTATTCCAAAGTAGGCAAACACGACTACCACCGCATCGACGTCCAGTTCGACGGCGAGGAACGCACCGCCGTCATCGCCCGTCTCGAGGCGGCCAATCCAGCTGAAATCGATGGGCGTAAAGTTACGCGTGACACCGTCGATGGCTTCCGTTTTACCTTCCCTGACGGCGCCTGGCTGTTGTTCCGGGCTTCCGGCACCGAACCGCTGCTGCGCATCTACGCCGAAGCCGACAGCCCGGAACGCGTTGATCGGCTGCTTAAAATTGGTCGGCAGATGGCTGGAGTCTAGAATATTGTCATTCCCGCGAAGGCGGGAATCCATTCGCCATATCGGTGACGAACCTGCCATTCGATAGGAGATTCAGATGAACGAGATCATGCTCGACGAGCTGTCCGCCTACCCGCAATACGATCCAGCCGGTATGGGTCAGCGGATCCGCGAACTGCCGGAGCAAATCCTGGACGCCTGGAAACTGGCAGGGGAATTTCCCCTGCCCGATGACTACGCCGCTGTCGATAAAGTGGTAGTGCTGGGCATGGGCGGCTCAGCTATTGGCGGCGACCTGGTGAAGCGCGTCATCGCCAATGAGTCAAAAGCCCAGGTTTCGGTGTTCAGGGAATATAATTTGCCTGCCTGGGTGGATGGACGAACGCTGGTCATCGCTTCGTCCTACTCCGGCAACACCGAGGAAACACTCTCCGCCTTCGACCAGTCGCTCAAGACACCGGCCAAAAAACTGGTCATAACCACCGGCGGGAATCTTCTGGATACCGCTCGCCAAAACGACGTCCCGGCCTTCGTCTTCAGCTACTCAGCTCAGCCGCGGGCGGCAATAGCCTGGGGTATTTTCCCATTACTGAATTTCCTGGTCCGCCTGGGGCTGGTGCCGGACAAGGCCGCCGAGGTGGCTGAAGCCGCCATGGTCACCGAACAGTTCGCTCGCAAGATCGAACCGAGCAAACTCCTGTCCCACAACCTGGCCAAGGACCTGGCTTACAAGTTAAATGGTCGT
This window contains:
- the metK gene encoding methionine adenosyltransferase, translated to MDSDKYMFTSESVTEGHPDKICDQVSDAVLDAILTHDPYGRVACETAVTNGLVFVLGEITTKTYVEIPDIVRRTVREIGYTKPEYGFDYQSCGVMVSINKQSPDIAFGVGKSMEAKAGSTDPMDAVGAGDQGMMVGYACTDTPELMPLPIALSHRLTRQLANVRKQGVLPYLRPDGKSQVTVEYHLGKPKRIETVVIAAQHDDVPQAKIYEDVVREVIKPTIPAELLDDKTNFYVNTTGRFIIGGPASDTGFTGRKILVDTYGGIARHGGGAFSGKDPTKVDRSAAYMARYVTKNIVAAGIADQVEMQVSYTIGRAQPLSVSLETYGTCRVSQEQLMQFVHDHFDLRPEAIIENLGLRRPIYRQTAAYGHFGRTDIDLPWERLDKVAALKAALAVCAQA
- a CDS encoding phosphoglucomutase/phosphomannomutase family protein; the encoded protein is MTNNPAAAIKFGTDGWRGLIARDFTFDNVAICASAYARYLKESGFGKRGIVIGYDTRFLSEAFAKEAALVICAAGIKVTLSCRAVPTPIVSWSVLNAKAGGGVVITASHNPGIWNGFKIKSETGSSAPTETITRVEKHLKAFIDSAETPKKMTEDDAGKAGLLVVADLVPPYLEHLGKLVNLNALQKTKFKIVVDSMHGAGAGLFRDLLGDGYDLIEIKGEPNPAFPGMHQPEPIDINLKELEARVVAEGADVGIATDGDADRIGIVDENGVFVTQLQVMSLLALYFLDTRAERGALVKTITTSSMLNDLGKLYGVPVFETPVGFKYIAPIMERENAVLGGEESGGYGFRNHVLERDAMAAGLYFLDFMAHTGKNPAELLQWLYSKVGKHDYHRIDVQFDGEERTAVIARLEAANPAEIDGRKVTRDTVDGFRFTFPDGAWLLFRASGTEPLLRIYAEADSPERVDRLLKIGRQMAGV
- a CDS encoding bifunctional phosphoglucose/phosphomannose isomerase, which produces MNEIMLDELSAYPQYDPAGMGQRIRELPEQILDAWKLAGEFPLPDDYAAVDKVVVLGMGGSAIGGDLVKRVIANESKAQVSVFREYNLPAWVDGRTLVIASSYSGNTEETLSAFDQSLKTPAKKLVITTGGNLLDTARQNDVPAFVFSYSAQPRAAIAWGIFPLLNFLVRLGLVPDKAAEVAEAAMVTEQFARKIEPSKLLSHNLAKDLAYKLNGRIAVIYGADVAAEVAYRWQTQINENSKQWAFSQTLPELNHNAVVGYQFPADLLHKIQVVMLRSNQIYRRNLKRYQITAELLTRAGARITFADGRGISPLAQMMSLILLGDYVSYYLAILNRTDPTPVDTITYLKEQLADTG